Proteins from a genomic interval of Methanoplanus endosymbiosus:
- a CDS encoding geranylgeranylglycerol-phosphate geranylgeranyltransferase produces MNSGYITITRPVNSLFAGFAVLLGIIIAKGTIPGVSPAEYLILIPVVAMITAAGNVINDYYDREIDAVNRPERPIPSGSVSTKGALAYSIVLFAAGITLSVFTGYLCLIIASVNSLLLVLYAMKLKGIPLAGNISVSYLSASIFLFGGALYGLSGLQNNLPVAIITFFAILSREIFKDAEDVEGDRAGGVKTLPMYTGIYRSSVLAFIFALIAVIVSLMPVFRWWGVCYIAMIIVADAVIMAGAVKGVMSGDDSGALKRSGATGILKSGMFLAVVIFIISALLIG; encoded by the coding sequence ATGAACAGCGGATATATAACGATCACAAGGCCGGTAAACTCGCTATTCGCCGGTTTTGCGGTTCTTCTCGGCATAATTATTGCAAAGGGCACAATTCCGGGTGTTAGTCCGGCTGAATACCTCATACTGATACCTGTTGTGGCAATGATAACTGCTGCGGGCAATGTCATCAATGACTATTATGACCGTGAGATTGATGCAGTAAACCGCCCTGAAAGGCCGATTCCCTCCGGAAGCGTGAGCACAAAGGGCGCTCTTGCATACAGTATAGTTCTCTTTGCAGCAGGTATTACCCTCTCAGTTTTTACAGGTTATCTCTGTCTGATTATAGCCTCCGTAAATTCTCTTCTTCTTGTGCTCTATGCAATGAAGCTTAAGGGAATTCCGCTTGCAGGCAATATCTCAGTCTCCTACCTCTCTGCAAGTATATTCCTCTTTGGTGGTGCACTGTACGGACTTTCCGGTCTTCAGAATAACCTTCCTGTAGCTATAATAACCTTCTTTGCAATTCTTTCAAGAGAGATATTTAAGGATGCTGAGGATGTCGAGGGTGACAGGGCTGGTGGTGTGAAGACACTTCCGATGTACACCGGAATTTACAGGTCGTCAGTTCTGGCTTTCATCTTCGCTCTTATTGCAGTTATAGTCAGTCTGATGCCGGTTTTCAGGTGGTGGGGTGTCTGTTATATTGCCATGATCATAGTTGCCGATGCTGTGATAATGGCCGGCGCAGTTAAGGGTGTTATGTCAGGGGATGACTCCGGCGCTTTAAAAAGATCTGGCGCAACCGGGATTTTAAAGAGCGGAATGTTTCTTGCAGTGGTGATTTTCATCATATCTGCCCTCCTGATAGGGTAA
- a CDS encoding ImmA/IrrE family metallo-endopeptidase has translation MKPDEEREMETIIKGEMIKWARERAGLSIEELAEKLKTNTEKVKKWESGELAITVAKARSLSKISLVPYGLLFADNPPEDELPIADFRTHSLEDIIKPSAELLETISDARLKQEWYRDYLIAEDSEPLKYIGKYDINSDPELTAKNIKKILRIDEDEYLKCRDWERAFGYLLNHAEDAGITVIVNSSLKNNTRRPLDEEEFRGFVLSDRYAPIIFINGRDAKPARTFTLIHEIAHLLIGVSGVLDNTLEINHSVPQERWCNQVAAEFLTPKEQFINIWNKKESIDKNLDNIRLRLKVSRLVCVYRAYQLNLISCDEKQKLYSEEIARIEAMKEKRRKERGGPDPHLLRRFKTGRNLALAVISEVNSNRMLYRDAFRLLGIRNAESLKEFSGRLGY, from the coding sequence ATGAAACCAGATGAGGAGAGAGAAATGGAGACTATTATAAAGGGTGAGATGATTAAGTGGGCAAGAGAAAGGGCCGGACTGTCCATAGAAGAACTGGCAGAGAAACTTAAAACGAACACAGAAAAAGTCAAAAAATGGGAATCCGGAGAGCTTGCAATAACAGTAGCAAAAGCCAGATCCCTCTCAAAGATATCACTCGTCCCCTATGGTCTCCTATTTGCAGACAATCCCCCGGAAGATGAACTTCCAATAGCAGATTTCAGGACACACAGTCTGGAAGACATAATAAAACCAAGCGCCGAACTTCTTGAGACCATAAGCGATGCCAGACTTAAACAGGAGTGGTATCGTGATTACCTAATCGCAGAAGATTCAGAACCCCTAAAATATATCGGGAAATATGACATAAATTCAGATCCAGAACTAACTGCAAAGAATATTAAGAAAATTCTCAGAATTGATGAGGACGAATATCTGAAGTGCCGTGACTGGGAAAGGGCATTTGGTTACCTCCTAAACCATGCTGAGGATGCAGGAATTACCGTAATCGTCAACAGTTCACTCAAAAACAATACCCGCCGCCCTCTGGACGAAGAAGAATTCCGGGGATTTGTACTCTCAGACAGATATGCACCAATTATCTTCATTAACGGCAGGGATGCAAAACCCGCCCGGACATTCACCCTGATCCATGAGATAGCGCACCTGCTAATAGGAGTCAGCGGAGTTCTGGACAATACACTCGAAATTAACCATTCAGTCCCACAGGAGAGATGGTGTAACCAGGTTGCTGCTGAGTTCCTTACACCAAAAGAACAGTTCATAAACATCTGGAATAAAAAAGAGAGCATAGATAAAAATCTGGACAATATACGGCTCAGGCTTAAAGTCAGCAGGCTTGTATGTGTCTACCGTGCTTATCAACTGAACTTAATAAGCTGTGACGAGAAACAGAAGTTATACTCAGAGGAAATAGCCCGCATTGAGGCAATGAAGGAAAAGAGAAGAAAAGAGCGTGGCGGCCCTGATCCCCATCTGCTGAGGAGGTTTAAAACCGGAAGAAACCTTGCTCTGGCTGTAATATCGGAAGTAAATTCCAACCGGATGCTCTACCGTGATGCCTTCAGGCTGCTCGGTATAAGAAATGCAGAGAGCCTTAAGGAATTTTCAGGAAGGCTGGGATATTGA
- a CDS encoding BsuBI/PstI family type II restriction endonuclease, whose amino-acid sequence MAKTDEALEILNKLGIPKAQLNDRSALTLLAIVGLKEGSDWGKAVQRSIIIHDIMNFIRENYHVDYAENSRETIRRQTIHQFEQAGLLIKNIDDPKRPTNSPKTDYAATRDLLNVLHSYGTDEFETSVDDFILNNGRLVDAYNKRRRKHQLTVNTEGVELKFSPGKHNQLQADIIQKLKPEFFSDAELLYVGDTSDKMLYLNEDLIQRLKFPVTKHDKLPDVVYYEEKRNLLFLIEAVTSHGPMTPKRMTEIDEALKDLDSLKIYMTAFPDKKTFKQHISDIAWETEVWISDNPEHMVHFNGPKFLTGI is encoded by the coding sequence ATGGCAAAGACTGATGAAGCACTTGAGATACTGAATAAACTTGGTATTCCAAAGGCACAGTTAAATGATAGATCTGCACTTACCCTTCTTGCAATTGTTGGTTTGAAAGAGGGATCAGACTGGGGCAAAGCCGTTCAGAGATCAATAATAATTCATGATATTATGAATTTTATCCGGGAAAATTATCATGTGGATTATGCAGAAAATTCAAGAGAAACTATCAGAAGGCAGACAATCCATCAGTTTGAACAGGCTGGTCTGCTGATTAAAAATATTGATGATCCAAAAAGACCGACAAACAGCCCAAAGACAGATTATGCCGCAACCAGAGATCTGCTGAATGTTCTTCATAGTTATGGTACAGATGAATTTGAGACTTCTGTGGATGACTTCATCTTAAATAATGGCAGGCTTGTTGATGCCTATAATAAAAGAAGACGAAAACATCAGTTAACTGTAAACACTGAGGGTGTGGAACTGAAGTTTTCTCCCGGAAAACACAATCAGCTTCAGGCTGACATCATTCAGAAGTTAAAGCCGGAATTTTTCAGCGATGCAGAACTTCTCTATGTCGGTGACACTTCTGATAAAATGCTTTATCTGAATGAAGATCTGATCCAGAGACTGAAATTCCCTGTAACTAAACATGACAAACTCCCCGATGTCGTATATTATGAAGAGAAGAGGAATCTGTTATTCTTAATTGAGGCTGTCACCTCACACGGGCCGATGACACCCAAGCGGATGACTGAGATTGATGAAGCTTTAAAAGATCTTGACAGTCTGAAGATATACATGACTGCTTTTCCGGATAAGAAGACATTTAAACAGCATATCTCTGATATTGCCTGGGAGACCGAGGTCTGGATCTCTGACAACCCGGAGCATATGGTTCATTTCAACGGCCCTAAGTTCCTGACCGGAATTTAA
- a CDS encoding OBG GTPase family GTP-binding protein produces MSSIEEQIREIEDEIKNTKYNKATSHHIGRLKAKVARLRDDAVTRAMASAGGGEGYNVKKSGDGTVVLVGFPSVGKSTLLNQLTGTESETAGYAFTTVSVIPGAMDYKGANIQILDIPGLIAGAAMGKGRGKEVIAVVRGADLILLLGDVYNEKHVNVLIKELHDAGIRLNKEKPDITIKRTSSGGIRFNSVGNSDLDLGEIRAILAENKIMNADVLVRGSVDQDDFIDAMFGNRVYIPAFFSINKIDLVDAETRKEINDDVTDRFGRPPVMISAHSGYNVEELKDSIYDNLGFIRIYLKPVGGKADMEEPLIIRKPATVESVCNKLHRDFVEKFRYAKVWGDSVKHDAQRVSLSHDLCDGDILTVVVRA; encoded by the coding sequence ATGTCTTCAATTGAGGAGCAGATACGGGAAATAGAGGATGAAATTAAAAATACAAAATACAATAAAGCGACATCACACCATATCGGCCGCCTGAAGGCAAAAGTTGCACGGCTCAGGGACGATGCCGTTACAAGGGCAATGGCCTCGGCCGGAGGCGGCGAAGGATACAATGTTAAGAAATCAGGTGACGGAACAGTCGTTCTCGTTGGTTTTCCGTCAGTCGGTAAATCAACACTCCTGAATCAGCTGACAGGTACAGAGAGTGAGACCGCCGGTTACGCCTTCACCACAGTATCCGTAATTCCGGGTGCGATGGACTATAAAGGGGCAAATATTCAGATTCTGGATATCCCCGGACTTATCGCCGGTGCAGCAATGGGCAAGGGCCGTGGCAAAGAGGTAATTGCGGTTGTCAGAGGTGCTGACCTTATCCTTCTTCTGGGCGATGTGTACAACGAAAAGCATGTCAATGTCCTGATTAAGGAACTGCATGATGCAGGTATCAGGCTCAACAAGGAAAAACCTGATATTACCATCAAAAGGACATCAAGCGGTGGAATAAGGTTCAACTCAGTTGGCAACTCCGATCTTGACCTTGGAGAGATCAGGGCAATCCTGGCAGAGAACAAGATAATGAATGCCGATGTTCTGGTCAGGGGCAGTGTCGATCAGGATGACTTCATAGATGCCATGTTTGGCAACCGTGTCTATATCCCCGCCTTCTTCTCCATCAACAAGATTGATCTCGTTGATGCTGAGACGAGAAAGGAGATCAATGATGATGTCACAGACAGGTTTGGCCGTCCGCCGGTTATGATCTCAGCCCACAGCGGCTACAATGTTGAGGAGTTAAAGGACTCAATCTATGACAACCTCGGCTTTATCAGGATCTACTTAAAACCTGTCGGGGGCAAGGCAGATATGGAAGAGCCTTTAATCATCAGAAAGCCCGCAACCGTAGAATCGGTATGCAACAAACTTCACAGGGATTTTGTAGAAAAGTTCAGGTATGCCAAGGTATGGGGTGACTCAGTAAAGCACGATGCCCAGCGTGTAAGCCTCTCCCATGATTTATGTGACGGCGACATTCTGACAGTTGTGGTAAGGGCATAA
- a CDS encoding polymer-forming cytoskeletal protein, whose translation MKIYRDGNTYIAPKGAYFEGNVKIDGDFIVPPCTHFWGKLVVDGRLELGSNSSVGSRITCRDAVIGPGTEIKGPVNVSGSITVCDRAKLSSIYAGGDVILRPGIEVGDVKCDGTLFVYGKVKSGKLFGRQVKVLRADAIANNDFPEEITPDY comes from the coding sequence ATGAAGATTTACCGGGACGGAAATACTTACATTGCACCAAAAGGGGCATATTTTGAGGGCAATGTTAAGATAGACGGCGATTTTATTGTCCCGCCCTGCACCCATTTCTGGGGGAAGCTTGTTGTGGACGGAAGGCTTGAGCTTGGCTCTAATTCAAGCGTAGGCTCACGTATAACCTGTCGTGATGCTGTAATCGGCCCTGGCACCGAGATAAAAGGCCCTGTCAATGTCTCCGGCAGTATTACAGTATGTGACAGGGCTAAACTATCCTCAATATATGCGGGCGGCGATGTGATTTTAAGGCCCGGAATTGAGGTGGGGGATGTAAAATGCGACGGCACCCTCTTTGTCTATGGGAAGGTTAAATCCGGAAAATTATTCGGCAGGCAGGTAAAGGTGCTGAGGGCTGATGCCATTGCCAATAATGATTTTCCGGAAGAGATTACTCCTGACTACTGA
- the mtnA gene encoding S-methyl-5-thioribose-1-phosphate isomerase: protein MTERTIFWDYESKSISLIDQTLLPAEYRIKSCSTVEELAEAIRRLEVRGAPALGVAGGLGIALSAAISESSDASGIIADLRRDALILKATRPTAVNLAWGIERVLKAAEACSTPEEIQKAALSEAEAVGDEDAAMCREIGKNGAELLPDKCTVLTHCNAGALACSEWGTALGVIRSACKAGKEVSVISCETRPLNQGSRLTAFELSRDNIPVKTITDSSAAMLMRKGVIDAVIVGADRITDDAVFNKIGTYMHAVCAKHHNIPFYVAAPYSTFDSELSEADVEIELRARDELAFCGDKMLMPDGVEALNYAFDPTPMNLITAVITEKGVLKPPFERTDLLPGRRDI, encoded by the coding sequence ATGACAGAGAGAACAATATTCTGGGATTATGAGAGCAAAAGCATCTCCCTTATAGATCAGACACTACTTCCGGCAGAATACAGAATAAAATCATGCAGCACGGTTGAGGAGCTTGCAGAAGCGATAAGAAGACTTGAGGTGAGAGGTGCACCGGCTCTTGGTGTTGCCGGCGGGCTTGGCATAGCCCTCTCAGCAGCGATATCAGAGAGCAGCGATGCCTCCGGAATTATAGCAGATCTCAGACGGGACGCTCTGATACTGAAAGCCACAAGGCCGACAGCAGTAAACCTTGCATGGGGCATTGAGAGAGTGCTTAAGGCAGCAGAAGCATGCAGTACCCCTGAAGAGATACAGAAAGCCGCACTTAGCGAAGCAGAGGCAGTCGGTGATGAAGACGCTGCCATGTGCAGAGAGATAGGAAAAAACGGTGCAGAACTTCTCCCGGATAAATGCACTGTGCTCACACACTGCAATGCCGGAGCACTGGCATGCTCAGAATGGGGAACGGCTCTTGGAGTGATAAGATCAGCCTGCAAAGCCGGAAAGGAAGTATCAGTCATATCATGTGAGACAAGGCCCTTAAACCAGGGTTCACGCCTGACAGCCTTTGAACTCTCAAGGGACAACATTCCGGTAAAGACAATCACAGACTCATCAGCAGCAATGCTTATGAGAAAGGGCGTGATTGATGCAGTAATCGTTGGTGCTGACCGGATAACCGATGACGCAGTCTTCAACAAGATAGGCACATACATGCATGCAGTCTGTGCAAAGCACCACAATATCCCGTTCTACGTTGCCGCACCGTACTCAACATTTGACTCAGAACTCTCAGAAGCTGATGTTGAGATAGAACTGAGGGCAAGGGATGAACTTGCATTCTGCGGCGATAAGATGCTCATGCCCGATGGTGTTGAAGCATTAAACTACGCTTTTGATCCTACACCGATGAATCTTATTACAGCAGTCATTACTGAAAAGGGAGTATTAAAACCGCCTTTTGAGAGAACTGACCTCCTGCCCGGACGAAGAGATATTTAA
- a CDS encoding Eco57I restriction-modification methylase domain-containing protein, which yields MSSLNSPAENLTDSGLSVPDDNQDSFSLIDLAIDLSLKHSAGISIDERKKIGQIFTPKETAMFMAGFVNINPGKSNISGCDNNSGMAEFSLMDPGSGTGNLLSAVCQRILNEAYSPMNIRVDAFECDTLVIPSLKQVLDSCRNSLEAEGHRFQFNIIDEDFILHNEQYLEKGSLFREENLFYYDAVISNPPYYKINKQSSQAAIMKDFLSGQPNIYGLFMALSAHMVKDSGDIIFVTPRSFCSGLYYRKVRNWFIKNTCIHWIHNFESRKNRFLNDSILQENVIVHAVKTKAEMCHSSLISSSYDNLFTDVHQIAVPYKDLIFNRDDENIIRIPTSETELKIIELVDSWKYTLSDFGLRMSTGPVVDFRTKENLRENYSEGKDAPLLWMQNLQGEEIIWPVEGLKKPQAIEVNPTTDSILLPVKNYVLIKRFTSKEQKRRLSATSLLKEDFSNYGMIGFENHLNYIHRPKGSLSEDETFGLTAFLNTKLIDLYFRAMNGNTQVNASEINILPIPEISFITDIGSKFRELKEISLANPDEIVGNILGIDNDLIKSLKYRS from the coding sequence ATGTCCTCTCTGAATTCTCCGGCTGAAAATTTAACAGATTCAGGTTTATCGGTTCCGGATGATAATCAGGATTCTTTCAGTCTGATTGATCTGGCTATAGATCTATCTTTAAAGCATTCAGCCGGAATTTCAATAGATGAGAGGAAGAAGATAGGGCAGATCTTCACTCCCAAAGAGACGGCAATGTTCATGGCAGGATTTGTCAATATTAATCCCGGTAAAAGCAATATTTCCGGTTGTGATAACAACTCTGGTATGGCTGAATTTTCTCTTATGGATCCGGGATCCGGAACCGGAAACCTGCTCTCAGCAGTATGCCAGAGAATACTAAATGAAGCTTATTCTCCGATGAATATCAGGGTTGATGCCTTTGAGTGTGACACTTTGGTTATTCCCTCTTTAAAACAGGTTCTTGATAGCTGCCGGAACTCTCTAGAGGCAGAAGGACACAGGTTTCAGTTTAATATCATTGATGAGGATTTTATACTTCATAATGAGCAATATCTTGAAAAAGGCTCTTTGTTCCGGGAAGAAAATCTCTTCTACTACGATGCAGTAATCTCTAATCCACCGTATTACAAGATTAATAAACAGTCCTCTCAGGCTGCAATAATGAAGGATTTCTTATCCGGTCAGCCGAATATTTATGGCCTTTTCATGGCTCTTTCAGCCCATATGGTGAAAGATTCCGGAGATATTATATTTGTCACGCCCAGAAGTTTCTGCTCAGGGTTGTATTACAGAAAGGTCAGGAACTGGTTCATTAAAAATACCTGCATTCACTGGATACATAATTTTGAGTCAAGAAAAAACCGGTTTTTAAATGATTCCATTCTTCAGGAGAATGTAATAGTTCATGCAGTTAAAACAAAGGCTGAAATGTGCCATTCCTCCCTTATCAGCAGTTCATATGACAATCTCTTCACTGATGTTCATCAGATAGCAGTGCCTTACAAAGATTTGATCTTTAACAGAGATGATGAAAACATTATCCGGATTCCAACTTCAGAAACAGAACTGAAGATAATTGAACTTGTGGATTCATGGAAATACACCCTGAGTGATTTTGGGCTTAGGATGTCAACCGGCCCTGTGGTTGATTTCAGAACAAAGGAGAATCTGAGGGAAAATTATTCCGAAGGGAAAGATGCCCCTCTTCTCTGGATGCAGAACCTTCAGGGCGAAGAGATAATCTGGCCTGTTGAAGGATTAAAAAAGCCTCAGGCCATTGAAGTAAATCCAACAACTGATAGTATTCTTCTGCCTGTGAAAAATTATGTCCTGATTAAGCGTTTTACTTCTAAAGAACAGAAGAGGCGTCTCTCTGCAACATCTTTACTCAAAGAAGATTTCAGTAATTATGGCATGATCGGTTTTGAAAACCATCTGAATTATATTCACCGGCCAAAAGGTTCTCTCTCTGAGGATGAGACATTTGGACTAACTGCCTTCCTGAATACAAAATTAATAGATCTCTATTTCAGGGCAATGAATGGGAATACACAGGTGAATGCGTCAGAAATTAATATTCTTCCCATACCGGAGATCTCTTTTATAACTGATATAGGATCAAAATTCCGGGAGTTAAAGGAGATTTCACTCGCAAATCCGGATGAGATAGTTGGAAATATCCTTGGAATAGATAATGATCTGATTAAAAGCCTGAAATACAGGAGTTAA
- a CDS encoding DUF116 domain-containing protein: protein MIMIGEATIIIIVGMFFLSFLVVGISFYSIKNEQFYFPTILKPGLVMTEGFAKGICRFFGLDDQELVTFFIRLHNKMNTVPFSKIPFEKRAIFLPQCLRNAQCPAHLTPEGLVCRRCGRCEIGAHMDELENLGYRVWIAPGSTLIKRMVKKYRPEGIIGVGCLMEVKEGLELTDKMTIVGMGVLTATDGCVETTMNWNDLLEVALLSSQE, encoded by the coding sequence ATGATAATGATAGGTGAGGCCACAATCATAATAATTGTCGGAATGTTCTTCCTCTCGTTCCTTGTTGTGGGAATCTCATTTTATTCAATAAAGAACGAGCAGTTTTATTTTCCCACTATCCTAAAACCCGGACTTGTGATGACAGAAGGATTTGCAAAAGGAATATGCAGATTTTTCGGGCTTGACGACCAGGAGCTTGTCACTTTCTTCATAAGACTTCATAATAAGATGAATACAGTGCCCTTCTCCAAAATTCCGTTTGAGAAGAGAGCAATATTTCTACCCCAGTGCCTGAGAAATGCACAGTGCCCTGCTCACTTAACACCCGAAGGGCTTGTCTGCCGGAGATGTGGCAGGTGCGAAATAGGGGCACATATGGACGAACTGGAAAACCTGGGCTATAGAGTATGGATTGCTCCGGGATCAACCCTTATAAAGAGAATGGTCAAAAAATACAGGCCAGAGGGAATAATCGGTGTAGGATGCCTCATGGAGGTCAAAGAGGGGCTTGAACTTACCGATAAAATGACAATTGTCGGCATGGGTGTATTAACTGCAACAGACGGGTGTGTTGAGACAACCATGAACTGGAATGACCTGCTTGAAGTTGCTCTTCTCAGTAGTCAGGAGTAA
- a CDS encoding response regulator: MGISINRIYSDNTGLKEVLIVENDEVIASLIEGYLNQKDYLVIDKVSKGEDAIKKAIRHLPKIIIMDVNLDGQIDGITATKYITSLFNIPVIFISGENIMTLPDDVTSAGAACLLSKPFNAGELCVNIEIALKNDAILKKSNNFVYNKTGILACQSIAELDAYFLLDDKGRIIFMNPYAEHMINQNESRVLMNSINKFILFYDTKTHEPVMDTYMNVVRESILFGGKANIAIKTTKNGYRHAAVRAMVVNDPFGNKVGTLFKIHFKSKAEIDVTGSKRR; this comes from the coding sequence ATGGGGATTTCAATAAACAGAATATATTCAGACAATACAGGATTAAAAGAGGTATTGATTGTTGAGAACGATGAGGTAATTGCCTCACTGATTGAAGGATATCTCAACCAGAAGGATTACCTGGTAATTGACAAGGTTTCAAAGGGTGAGGATGCCATTAAAAAAGCGATCAGGCACCTCCCGAAGATAATTATAATGGATGTAAACCTTGACGGGCAGATAGACGGAATTACCGCTACGAAATATATCACATCACTATTCAATATCCCGGTTATCTTCATCTCCGGAGAGAACATCATGACACTGCCGGACGATGTTACGTCGGCAGGTGCTGCATGCCTCCTCTCAAAACCGTTCAATGCCGGAGAACTCTGCGTCAATATTGAGATTGCGCTTAAAAATGATGCAATTCTGAAAAAATCCAATAATTTTGTATATAACAAAACCGGAATTCTGGCATGCCAGTCTATAGCTGAACTTGATGCCTATTTTCTGCTGGACGATAAAGGCAGAATCATCTTTATGAACCCCTATGCCGAGCATATGATAAATCAGAACGAGAGCCGGGTGCTGATGAATTCAATAAATAAATTTATTCTCTTCTATGACACAAAGACGCATGAGCCGGTGATGGACACCTATATGAATGTGGTCAGGGAGAGCATACTCTTTGGCGGAAAAGCAAATATTGCAATTAAGACAACCAAAAACGGATACAGGCACGCAGCTGTGAGAGCAATGGTGGTCAATGATCCCTTTGGGAATAAGGTAGGAACACTTTTTAAAATTCACTTCAAATCAAAAGCTGAGATTGACGTTACAGGTTCAAAGAGGCGCTGA
- a CDS encoding tRNA (guanine(10)-N(2))-dimethyltransferase has protein sequence MDLVEVTEGTTRFLVPKQDDTEKFPPGTAPVFFNRRMEINRDITVLLMKCLSPVTYLDAMGATGVRGFRAAHECGIETTINEKDSDAVALLKYNSETYCRNIEVVHSDAKVIMNERRFDAVDVDPFGSPAPFLDSASGSAKRFLFATATDTAPLCGAHLKAGIRRYAARPLNTDYHSEVGLRILLGYALREAAKYDRGIEPLFSFAREHFVRIHLKMTNGAGRADKALENLGYIHQCPKCPYREEEHAVLPERRTCPDCGAKLTPAGPLWLGAVSDTETIRQMAEILPETELGAKNRIEKLLDTCLNELPTSTFYDYHRLAKTWRVSPKAIDLVIEELKNSGWKASRVHYAGTGIKTDAPLKEIKEILCQG, from the coding sequence ATGGATCTTGTTGAAGTAACAGAAGGCACCACCAGATTTCTGGTGCCGAAACAGGATGATACTGAGAAATTTCCGCCCGGAACTGCGCCTGTTTTCTTCAACAGACGCATGGAGATTAACAGAGACATAACCGTTTTACTGATGAAATGCCTCTCTCCCGTTACATACCTTGACGCGATGGGAGCAACAGGTGTGCGTGGTTTTCGCGCAGCTCACGAATGTGGCATTGAGACCACCATCAATGAGAAGGACTCAGATGCAGTCGCACTTCTTAAGTATAACAGTGAGACATACTGCCGCAATATTGAGGTCGTTCATTCGGATGCGAAGGTCATAATGAATGAGAGACGGTTTGATGCGGTTGATGTCGATCCATTTGGTTCTCCGGCACCGTTTCTGGACTCAGCCTCAGGCAGTGCAAAAAGGTTTTTATTCGCCACTGCAACCGATACTGCACCGTTATGCGGTGCACATCTGAAAGCCGGAATCAGGAGGTATGCCGCAAGGCCGCTGAATACCGATTACCACAGCGAGGTGGGCCTCAGAATTCTTCTCGGATATGCACTAAGGGAGGCTGCAAAGTATGACAGGGGCATTGAACCGTTATTCTCATTTGCAAGGGAGCATTTTGTAAGAATACACCTTAAGATGACAAATGGTGCAGGCAGGGCAGATAAGGCGCTTGAAAATCTGGGATATATCCACCAGTGCCCGAAATGTCCGTACAGAGAGGAAGAGCACGCAGTTTTGCCGGAGAGAAGAACCTGCCCGGACTGCGGTGCAAAACTCACACCGGCAGGCCCTCTGTGGCTCGGAGCAGTGTCTGATACCGAAACTATCAGGCAGATGGCGGAAATTCTGCCGGAGACCGAGCTGGGCGCTAAAAACCGGATAGAAAAGCTGCTTGACACATGCCTGAATGAACTGCCGACATCAACATTTTACGACTACCACAGGCTTGCAAAGACCTGGAGAGTATCGCCAAAGGCCATTGATTTAGTCATTGAAGAACTGAAAAATTCCGGGTGGAAAGCCTCAAGGGTTCACTATGCAGGCACAGGAATTAAAACAGATGCTCCTTTAAAGGAGATAAAAGAAATACTGTGCCAGGGTTAA